A portion of the Cryptomeria japonica chromosome 5, Sugi_1.0, whole genome shotgun sequence genome contains these proteins:
- the LOC131078730 gene encoding 1-aminocyclopropane-1-carboxylate oxidase, protein MAVPVIDIKNIDGGDRKAIMAKIAEACETPGFFQLINHGIDHGLMDRVKEVCSQQYKINREQNFKDSSPVRALNKAIDAQAKENNVAKIENIDWEDVFQVHEMKETNSWPSEPKNFKETIEEFRSQIFALTEKLLEIISENLGLEKGYIKRVFAGGEKPFFGTKVSHYPPCPRPDLIRGIRAHTDAGGLILLYQDDEVPGLQVLNNGNWVDVQPLRYSIVVNIGDQLEVVSNGKYKSAWHQILPTKDGNRLSVASFYNPSYNAVVSPAPQLTTQLNGNTTHELSTYPKYLFGDYMNVYVEQKYEEKEPRFEAMGEMNEQVSY, encoded by the exons ATGGCAGTTCCTGTGATTGACATAAAGAACATTGATGGAGGAGACAGGAAGGCCATTATGGCTAAAATAGCAGAGGCTTGTGAGACTCCTGGATTCTTTCAG CTTATAAACCATGGGATCGACCATGGTCTGATGGACCGTGTGAAGGAGGTGTGCTCACAGCAATATAAGATTAACAGAGAGCAAAACTTCAAGGATTCTTCACCAGTAAGAGCACTGAATAAAGCCATTGACGCTCAAGCGAAAGAAAACAATGTTGCAAAGATTGAGAATATAGATTGGGAGGATGTTTTTCAAGTGCATGAAATGAAGGAGACAAATTCCTGGCCTTCTGAACCCAAAAATTTCAA GGAGACAATTGAGGAGTTTCGTAGCCAGATATTTGCACTCACAGAGAAATTGTTGGAAATAATAAGTGAAAATTTGGGGTTGGAGAAAGGATATATTAAGAGGGTATTTGCAGGGGGAGAGAAGCCATTCTTTGGCACCAAGGTGAGCCACTATCCTCCCTGCCCTAGGCCAGACCTCATAAGGGGTATCCGTGCTCATACAGATGCAGGTGGTCTCATTCTTTTGTACCAAGATGATGAGGTGCCTGGTCTTCAAGTGCTCAATAATGGTAATTGGGTTGATGTGCAACCTCTACGTTACTCAATAGTTGTCAACATAGGTGATCAATTAGAAGTAGTGAGTAATGGAAAATATAAGAGTGCATGgcatcaaattctaccaacaaagGATGGAAACCGGTTATCAGTGGCATCCTTTTATAATCCATCATATAATGCGGTGGTGAGTCCTGCACCTCAACTCACTACTCAACTGAATGGCAACACCACTCATGAATTATCTACTTATCCAAAGTACCTATTTGGTGACTATATGAATGTTTATGTTGAgcaaaagtatgaagaaaaagagCCACGCTTCGAAGCAATGGGAGAGATGAACGAACAAGTTTCTTACTAA